The Thioflexithrix psekupsensis genome segment CGCTTGTTCGCATATTTTCTAAACCAATGCGTCCACTAAAGCCGTCATAAGCCCCAAAACGTACCCGAAAACAGCCCAACTCTGGGGGAGTTTGGCGTGATGATAATAGGCTAGGTTGTGTTAATACCCCATCAAACACCACAGGACAATTGTCCACGTCGAACTGATCGTGTTGATCCAAATAATTATCCCAAGTCAATTCATCAGAATTCATTCCATGCAGCAAAACAATGGCGCGGGCTTCACGGGCAGCAGGACGAAAATCGACCGTTAAAACAAGTACATCGCCAGATATATCATTTTGTGATACTTGACACCACTCCTTTGACGCATCAACAGAACAATTGCTGCTCCATCCCACCAACTCTGAACCAGCCGCAGGAACTGCACTTAATTGCAAGGTTTCACTTCGAGGAACGGACAACGTACAATCTTGCTGACACGTATGATTTTCTAAGGTTACACTGCCTTTTCCCGCCCCAACAAATACAATTCGCACATTCAACGGGGATATTGTAGGGGCAGGTTGCGTGGGAGTGGCAGGAGGTGTGGGTTCTGGCTTGGGTTCGGTGGGGGATGGAGATGATGTTGGAGCAAGACGCGCTTCAATGTGATTGACCCCAAAAAACGCACCCATGAGATTGGGATTTAATTGCAAGGTTGCTGAATAACCTAAATCCATTGCATCAGGCACATTCAAACAAGGCAAAAATAATTCTCCAGAACTGGGCATATAACGACTTAAACAAGTTGCATTTTCAGGTAATTGAGTGTCCACTTGACCATTTAATAATTCTTCAACTAAAAAACCTGTCGTTCCATTGGTTTCTGCAAATCGCAAACGCACTTCATAACTGGGTAAATGATTCGGTTCAATCACCAAACAAGGTAGCTTTAATAGTCCCGTATTAGGATAATATAGAGCCTGACAGTTTTGTGGCGTGTTCGTTGGTGCGAATGGAAAAGGCAGTTGTGCTTTAACGGTAACAGAAAAAGCAGACAATGCCAAAAGTAAAGTGAATCTGGTTAGAGAAGGACTCAACATTTAAAATCTCACTCAATAGTAGCTTGGTAAAAAATATCCATGGGACGACTTTATTGTCTTACTCATTATAGATATTTTGTGAGACTTTTGCACGAATAAGAATCATTTTTTACGTTCTTCATCAGATCGGCAATCTCAAAATGCGACAGAAAGAGAAGTGATCAGCATCCAATTAAAAACTAAGTAATTCAAAAAGATAGCCGCATAGCCGATATAACAGAATGATGTGATTCATCATTGAAATGATGCTATT includes the following:
- a CDS encoding esterase/lipase family protein, coding for MLSPSLTRFTLLLALSAFSVTVKAQLPFPFAPTNTPQNCQALYYPNTGLLKLPCLVIEPNHLPSYEVRLRFAETNGTTGFLVEELLNGQVDTQLPENATCLSRYMPSSGELFLPCLNVPDAMDLGYSATLQLNPNLMGAFFGVNHIEARLAPTSSPSPTEPKPEPTPPATPTQPAPTISPLNVRIVFVGAGKGSVTLENHTCQQDCTLSVPRSETLQLSAVPAAGSELVGWSSNCSVDASKEWCQVSQNDISGDVLVLTVDFRPAAREARAIVLLHGMNSDELTWDNYLDQHDQFDVDNCPVVFDGVLTQPSLLSSRQTPPELGCFRVRFGAYDGFSGRIGLENMRTSGVEKGDFSTFDQLGQEVADAVTALQQAYKRYYGENVVLKVALVGHSRGGLAARAFLQNDNIADSTKTAVAALLTTGTPHNGSPLGRIYGYLERNCLSNNVTRLGDWGFFSNDACYDDWQVVDTLRFGQCNGFKVADETLDVRKPTVADLSDNSTPIRTLDGNVNKLPKAVRYGSLRYSGVELGKLTELYRIFDLAGPDICDQVSRDAQYVILEGSQPTASHLIGDGIVPYLNQAFPAGIVSYDGNPKNGVYHTKQPKEEIHITNGLKELLPHW